In Candidatus Neomarinimicrobiota bacterium, the following are encoded in one genomic region:
- a CDS encoding TonB-dependent receptor — MQKNITYLLLITLLTGSIFAGVGGKLAGNIHSVDGEAMPGVNVLINGTLLGTASDPNGEYFIINVPPGTYTVKFQMIGYKIAVYQEVRVISDFTTRLNSILEPVALDAEEEVIVTATRPLIQRDATATIRVISADDIVAMPVDKFKDILATQAGFTTDESGGIHVRGGRTKEILYMVDGVIVRDPLEGDFNGTVNQNAIQEMTVISGTFNAEYGQAMSSVVNIVTKEGGTDFNGRLDYTSDQLNPSSYHSPGAFEYIDPEYADVDPNFVYVDLKDSLFYYYSSTPKAFYPRTIIPLLELPISGRASVSFGGPLYSGVSYFASAYYSTADSPLMHGIDINQDVQLKLSSRLTSHLKLTGHLHSSNRLYQNYSHSWKYRPHYNVHTLKANDRLSLSMTHTLSEAWFYNIHLSTLATGTKTGVRDLLPEDYSKPTRDNFSFYDSGTRGSYTDNRSVTRSVNLNTTYNANRYHLIKTGLTYTAHDLNIYSEADPWQGGTQFKDDTTFSPIEYSFFIQDKIELSYLIINLGLRYDHIDPKVGMWEDISRFAVWDSSLQNWMKAPVISSPAEAKWSPRVGLAYPVTEHTVFHFSYGHFFQSPSFNSMTYNAEQDITAALPLVGNGGVKPQKTVAFEVGVKQALSPITRLTATVWSKDIRDLLSTQYFRIISIPAVIYTNTDYASVKGIDISLDRQFGGHFGANISYTLSGARGNNSSPTAGYFSAYAQEEVPHKEYYLDFDQRHDLALNLSMRTGPSPRQASLREKLFSGLNADLLLNVASGLPYTPYVDPSIRVDVNSARKPWTYSLDLRIKKQLELGSIKPALFLEAKNLTNHENVLYVNSRTGNPFDQGLSGLVGGGNDMNLNPAKLGPGRSLKLGLSVGW; from the coding sequence ATGCAAAAAAACATAACATATCTTCTTTTGATCACCCTGCTCACTGGCAGCATTTTCGCTGGCGTGGGAGGGAAGCTGGCCGGTAATATTCATTCTGTTGATGGTGAAGCCATGCCGGGTGTAAATGTATTGATTAACGGAACCCTTTTAGGAACAGCATCTGACCCAAATGGTGAATACTTCATCATCAACGTGCCGCCTGGAACCTATACCGTTAAATTTCAGATGATCGGTTATAAGATTGCCGTATATCAGGAAGTTCGGGTAATTTCAGATTTTACAACCCGCCTTAACAGTATCCTGGAACCAGTTGCTCTGGATGCCGAGGAAGAAGTCATTGTCACCGCGACCAGACCGTTGATCCAAAGAGATGCAACGGCCACTATCAGGGTAATCAGTGCTGACGATATCGTTGCTATGCCCGTCGATAAATTTAAAGATATATTGGCAACCCAAGCAGGATTCACCACTGATGAAAGCGGCGGGATCCATGTTCGTGGAGGGCGCACCAAAGAAATCCTTTATATGGTGGATGGTGTGATCGTACGAGATCCTTTGGAAGGCGACTTTAATGGGACAGTAAATCAGAATGCGATCCAGGAGATGACCGTTATCAGCGGAACTTTCAATGCAGAATATGGCCAGGCCATGTCGTCTGTGGTGAATATTGTGACCAAAGAGGGCGGCACGGATTTTAATGGACGGCTTGATTACACTTCGGACCAACTGAATCCATCATCTTATCACAGCCCCGGCGCTTTTGAGTATATTGACCCGGAATACGCAGATGTTGACCCGAACTTTGTGTATGTGGATCTAAAGGACTCGCTATTCTACTATTATAGCAGCACCCCAAAAGCTTTCTATCCCAGGACGATCATTCCTCTGCTGGAATTACCCATATCAGGTCGAGCCAGTGTGAGTTTTGGAGGACCCTTGTATTCTGGGGTATCATACTTTGCCTCAGCCTATTACAGCACTGCAGATAGTCCACTCATGCACGGCATTGATATCAATCAGGATGTCCAGCTGAAACTGAGCAGTCGCCTGACCAGCCACCTGAAACTCACAGGACATTTGCATAGTTCAAATCGCCTGTATCAGAACTATTCCCACAGCTGGAAATATCGTCCCCACTACAACGTCCACACCCTTAAAGCCAATGATCGCCTGTCTTTATCCATGACCCACACCCTGTCAGAAGCCTGGTTTTATAATATTCATCTATCTACGCTTGCTACAGGAACCAAAACAGGTGTTCGTGATCTTTTACCTGAAGATTACAGTAAACCAACCCGGGATAACTTTAGCTTCTATGATTCCGGGACCAGGGGCTCCTATACAGATAACCGAAGTGTAACCAGAAGTGTAAACCTGAACACCACCTACAACGCGAACCGTTATCATCTAATAAAGACAGGGTTGACCTATACCGCCCATGATCTGAACATATATTCTGAAGCGGATCCCTGGCAGGGCGGTACCCAGTTCAAAGATGACACGACCTTTAGCCCGATAGAGTACTCATTTTTCATCCAGGATAAGATTGAACTGAGTTATCTGATCATTAATCTGGGCTTGCGTTATGATCACATAGACCCCAAGGTCGGAATGTGGGAAGATATTTCACGCTTCGCTGTTTGGGATTCAAGCCTGCAAAACTGGATGAAAGCCCCGGTGATCTCTTCACCTGCCGAAGCCAAATGGAGTCCTCGTGTCGGCCTGGCTTATCCGGTAACCGAGCATACAGTATTTCACTTTTCCTACGGCCATTTTTTCCAGTCTCCCAGTTTTAATTCCATGACCTATAATGCTGAGCAGGACATAACCGCCGCATTGCCCCTGGTTGGAAATGGTGGAGTAAAACCACAAAAGACCGTCGCCTTTGAAGTTGGTGTTAAACAAGCATTGTCGCCCATCACTCGCTTGACAGCCACCGTTTGGTCAAAAGATATCAGGGACTTGTTATCCACTCAATATTTTCGGATCATATCCATTCCAGCAGTGATCTACACCAATACCGATTATGCCAGTGTCAAAGGCATCGATATTAGTCTGGATCGTCAATTCGGTGGTCATTTTGGTGCAAATATCAGTTACACCCTATCAGGTGCCCGGGGAAATAATTCCAGCCCAACAGCAGGCTATTTTTCGGCCTATGCCCAAGAAGAAGTGCCCCACAAAGAGTACTACCTGGACTTTGACCAGCGTCATGATCTAGCTCTTAATTTATCCATGAGAACCGGTCCCAGCCCCAGGCAAGCATCATTAAGAGAAAAACTATTCTCAGGCTTAAATGCGGATCTGCTGCTGAATGTTGCCAGCGGCTTACCCTACACACCCTATGTGGATCCTTCCATCCGGGTGGATGTGAATTCGGCTAGAAAACCCTGGACCTATAGTTTGGATCTTCGAATTAAAAAACAACTCGAGTTGGGTTCGATAAAACCAGCCCTTTTCCTGGAAGCTAAGAACCTGACAAACCATGAAAATGTATTATATGTTAACAGCCGTACCGGCAATCCCTTTGACCAGGGCTTGTCAGGATTGGTTGGCGGGGGCAATGATATGAACCTTAATCCCGCGAAACTGGGTCCGGGTCGTTCTCTTAAACTCGGATTAAGTGTAGGTTGGTAA
- the ubiE gene encoding bifunctional demethylmenaquinone methyltransferase/2-methoxy-6-polyprenyl-1,4-benzoquinol methylase UbiE, translated as MPDSEFLHSGDDKKGQVQEMFDGIAKRYDFLNHFLSLGLDLYWRKQSVKALDLQDGHFLLDVACGTGDQGFSALKAADIHVIGLDFSFNMLELANKKIRDRGLNDKFEVVQGDAEKLPFQDNTFDALSISYGIRNVGTISSALSEFYRVLKPGGRVSILEFAEPEGWFFGRLYRFYFDHILPKLAGMMSSRSAYTYLPESVRHFPDRADFKTLLTSEGFERVKHRDLTFGVTTIYSGHK; from the coding sequence ATGCCGGATTCAGAATTTTTACATAGTGGTGATGACAAAAAGGGTCAGGTACAGGAAATGTTTGACGGAATCGCCAAGCGCTATGATTTCCTGAACCATTTTCTCAGTCTTGGTCTTGACCTATACTGGCGCAAACAATCTGTAAAAGCGTTGGATTTGCAGGACGGACATTTTCTACTCGATGTGGCTTGCGGAACTGGAGACCAGGGGTTTTCGGCTTTAAAAGCTGCTGATATCCACGTGATTGGTCTGGACTTTTCATTCAACATGCTGGAGTTGGCCAACAAGAAGATCAGGGACCGAGGCTTAAATGACAAGTTTGAGGTAGTCCAGGGTGATGCTGAAAAACTACCGTTTCAGGACAATACTTTTGATGCTTTGAGTATTTCTTACGGTATCCGTAATGTGGGGACGATCAGCTCTGCTTTAAGCGAGTTTTATCGTGTTTTAAAGCCTGGTGGACGCGTCTCGATTTTGGAATTTGCAGAACCAGAAGGATGGTTCTTTGGTCGCCTGTATCGTTTCTATTTTGATCATATCCTCCCAAAACTGGCTGGGATGATGTCCAGCAGATCGGCCTATACCTATTTACCTGAATCAGTGCGTCATTTCCCGGATCGGGCAGATTTTAAGACTCTGTTGACCAGTGAAGGTTTTGAACGCGTGAAACATCGGGATCTGACTTTTGGGGTTACCACTATTTATAGTGGTCATAAGTAG
- a CDS encoding FlgD immunoglobulin-like domain containing protein, whose protein sequence is MKRNVTLWIIVISLMTIGLSFGQVFTEDFEDADVSDWQQYRLNEEMIQAVDMSTAPLELLEGGSKIGYIQDIDVSYNGVAILLTGEVMDANYTVEADVYVYENATMSAYTGLVAYADSARQGPFSHGYYVKLVADFDGSNRFRLYNNQLDMSTFGYTFHHSINADIVDKTEGWHHMQIDVATNSADSSVSYHCVYDEVDLGTFVDDTDRHTYAGHPGVFSFQQNGVDGLAGYFDNFVVTPAGGAALDETANRPVSMTLDQNYPNPFNPTTTISFDISEGGQATLQVINLKGELVQTLANGYIQSGNYQLIWDGTDSQGQSVVAGAYVVVLSRGSEQLSRSMLMIK, encoded by the coding sequence ATGAAAAGAAACGTTACTCTATGGATAATTGTTATATCACTTATGACCATTGGTCTATCATTCGGCCAGGTATTTACAGAAGATTTTGAAGATGCAGATGTCAGTGACTGGCAGCAGTATCGGCTCAATGAGGAAATGATCCAGGCAGTCGATATGTCAACGGCTCCCCTGGAACTGTTGGAGGGCGGCTCCAAGATCGGCTATATCCAGGATATTGATGTGAGCTATAATGGAGTGGCAATTTTACTTACCGGAGAGGTAATGGATGCAAACTATACAGTTGAGGCTGATGTTTACGTCTATGAAAACGCTACAATGTCTGCCTACACTGGTTTGGTTGCCTATGCTGATTCAGCTCGCCAGGGTCCTTTTTCCCATGGTTACTACGTAAAATTAGTTGCTGATTTTGATGGCAGTAACCGCTTCCGCCTGTACAATAATCAGCTGGACATGAGCACCTTCGGCTATACGTTTCACCACAGTATCAATGCTGATATCGTGGACAAGACCGAGGGTTGGCACCATATGCAGATTGATGTGGCCACTAATTCGGCTGACAGCAGTGTCTCATATCATTGCGTTTATGACGAAGTGGATCTGGGAACCTTTGTTGATGATACCGACAGGCATACCTATGCCGGTCATCCCGGAGTCTTTTCCTTTCAACAAAATGGGGTAGATGGTTTGGCTGGATATTTTGATAATTTTGTGGTGACACCAGCTGGTGGAGCAGCACTTGATGAAACTGCCAACCGCCCGGTTAGCATGACCCTTGATCAGAATTATCCAAATCCCTTTAACCCCACCACCACCATATCATTTGATATCAGCGAAGGTGGACAGGCGACCCTGCAAGTCATTAATCTAAAGGGTGAGCTGGTTCAGACACTGGCCAATGGATATATTCAATCCGGCAATTACCAGTTGATCTGGGATGGCACCGATAGTCAGGGGCAATCAGTTGTGGCAGGTGCTTATGTCGTAGTACTTAGCCGTGGTAGTGAGCAGCTCAGTCGCAGCATGCTTATGATCAAATAA
- a CDS encoding PorV/PorQ family protein, which yields MRQVILILGLVTLLQAGFDKVATTAAPFLKMGVGARSMAMGGGFVALSDDASALYWNPAGMTSSPVVSAIASHNNWLLDITHDYVGVIIPGRSNESFGISFTSLTMGDQPVRTLENPDGTGLNYSVMDLAISAGYARQITDRLSFGISGKLIQLAAHNESAQTMALDIGSILRTDFHGLKIGMALSNFGGDIRFSGRDLIINADIDENINGNYESDVDLRTEDWPLPLMIRIGISMDLIGTGEAMFLNEFSRLTLAIDADHPNDGPEHLNIGAEFAVRELVYLRGGYRHNYDQESWTMGAGVRLDLTGLGQVSLDYAVKPMSAFGNTSILSIEFRK from the coding sequence ATGAGACAAGTGATCCTCATCCTTGGTTTAGTCACTTTGCTTCAAGCCGGCTTTGATAAGGTGGCCACCACAGCGGCACCCTTTCTTAAAATGGGTGTAGGTGCCCGCTCTATGGCCATGGGAGGCGGTTTTGTTGCGCTTTCTGATGACGCCTCGGCCCTGTATTGGAATCCGGCCGGGATGACCAGTTCACCGGTTGTTTCAGCGATTGCCAGCCACAATAATTGGTTATTGGATATTACCCATGACTATGTAGGGGTAATCATACCTGGTCGCAGTAATGAAAGTTTTGGCATCTCATTTACCAGCTTGACCATGGGTGATCAACCCGTACGAACTTTGGAGAATCCTGATGGTACAGGTCTGAACTATAGCGTAATGGATCTGGCCATTAGTGCGGGCTATGCTCGTCAGATTACCGATCGATTATCTTTTGGGATAAGTGGCAAATTAATCCAGTTAGCCGCTCACAATGAAAGTGCCCAGACCATGGCTCTGGATATTGGATCGATCCTGCGTACAGATTTTCACGGACTCAAGATCGGGATGGCCTTAAGCAATTTTGGCGGTGATATTCGGTTTAGCGGACGTGATCTCATCATCAATGCTGATATCGATGAAAATATCAACGGAAATTATGAATCGGATGTTGATCTCCGCACCGAAGACTGGCCCCTGCCGTTAATGATCCGTATCGGAATCAGTATGGATCTGATCGGAACAGGTGAAGCCATGTTCTTAAATGAGTTTTCACGCCTGACCCTGGCAATCGATGCCGATCATCCCAATGATGGTCCGGAGCATTTGAATATTGGTGCCGAATTTGCCGTTCGTGAGTTGGTTTATCTGCGTGGTGGATATCGTCATAACTATGACCAGGAAAGCTGGACCATGGGAGCCGGTGTTAGACTTGATCTCACCGGACTGGGCCAGGTAAGCTTGGATTATGCCGTAAAACCCATGTCTGCTTTCGGCAACACCTCCATCCTTTCCATCGAATTCCGGAAGTAA